ATCGTAACCTATTACTTAGCTTTGCTTCAGCTCTATTATTAGTTTTTTCGTGGCCTTCAGGCGGCTTTCCTTTTCTTATATTTTTCGCCTTGGTTCCATTGTTTTCTATTGTAGAGAATGCAACTAATAAGAAGCAAGTCTTTTTTCATTCTTTCATTGTATTTGCTCTCTGGAATTTAGGAACAACCTATTGGATTTATCATGCAAGTTTATTTGGTGTTATTGCAGCGATACTTGTAAATAGTTTATTAATGTCAACTGTAATTCTCCTTTTTTCAGTAGTTCATACTAAATTTAATGATAGAAGAGCATGGTGGGCATTGTTAACTTTTTGGTTAGGGTTTGAATATTTACACCACAATTGGGATTTATCCTGGCCTTGGTTGACATTAGGTAATGTATTTGCATCATATCCTAGTGTTATTCAATGGTATGAGTATACAGGAGTTCTTGGTGGCAGCTTATGGATTTTACTTTTTAATGTGGTTATTTATCATTCATTCAAGAATAAAAAAAGTTATCGATTACTAACTTCCATTTTGATTTTACCTTTTATATTTAATTTTTTCATTTCAACAGAAGAAAAAGGAGAGGAGGTAAATATTGTAATTGTTCAACCAAATATAGACCCGTATTTTGAAAAATTTGATGGGCTTTCCTCAATAGAGCAATTAGAAAAATTAATAGAAATAGCCGAAACAGAATTAGATTCAACAGTTGATTATTTAATAGGTCCAGAGACAGCAATAGTAGATGCTCTTTGGGAAAATAAAATAGAATATACAGGTGAACTCATTCGCTTAAGAGAATTAATAGAAAAGTATCCACAACTCACAATTATAGTTGGTGCTTCTACCTTTAAAGCCTTCGATTCTAATGAAAAAATAAGTGGAACCGCTCGAAAATTTCTTAACTCAGAAAACTACTATGACGTATATAATTCGGCTTTATGTGTTTCAAAAGATGGGTTGTCAATCTACCATAAGTCTAAGTTAGTTCAGGGCGTAGAGTTTACACCTTTTTCATTTTTACTGAAGAATATTGAGTTCTTGACCATTGATTTAGGTGGTATTTCTGGAAGTTTAGGAACTCAAGATTACAGAGAAGTGTTCAGAGGCAAAGCTAATGTTGCACCTATTATTTGTTATGAATCTATTTTTGGAGAATTTACATCTGAATATGTTCGAAATGGATCGGATTTATTTACAATAATAACTAACGATGGTTGGTGGAAGGATACGCCCGGATATAGGCAACATTTGAATTATGCTAGTCTTCGAGCTATTGAGTGTAGACGACCAATTGCTCGTTCTGCCAATACTGGCATATCAGCTTTTATAGATATTCGAGGAAAAGTCTTTCAGCCAACAAAATGGGATGAAGAGCTTGTTATAAAAAGAACATTGAGTACTCATTCAGTCAGCACTTTTTATGTTCGTTTTGGCGATTATATTGGAAGAATATCGGCCTTTATAGCCGTAATGTTTATTTGTTTTACTCTAGCTAAAAGAAAAGATTGAGATTACTCAGAAGTAACATCTTCTGAATTACTTACTTCTAGAATTGAATCAGTAGACATTGTAGTGTCCATTTCAATAACAATTTCTTCTTCAACAATTTTAGCCACAAACGGATTCATTTGAAGATTAACCTCCATATTAGTATTTGAAGATTCAATAGAAACAGATGTATTCATCTGAGAATTATAAACTGTAGGAGCAGAATTGGTAATGTTATAAAATCCAAATCCAAAGGCTGCTAACACTAGTACTGCAGTGATGATAAATTCGCTTTGTTTCATGATAAAATATGATTTGTTAGCTGACAAGTTAAAAAAAATAATCTAATACAATTAATTCTTAGACCTTTCAGATGCAATAATCATTAGTTTTGTAGTGTGAGACAAACAGCAACATATCACATAGCAAATATTGAAACGTTCAAGAAAAATCTATTGTATTGGGCATCTCAATTTCAACATTCAGCATCGTATATAGGTGGGACTAGTGTAGAAAATGGTTTGCATATGAAATATGATATGTTGGTTGGGGCTGATTCTATATCGACACTTATTTCTAATGAAGATTCCTTTAATTCGTTGAGGTCTTTCCACGATGCAAAAAAGGACTGGATATTTGGGTTTTTGAGTTATGATTTAAAAAATGAAGTTGAAGACTTACAGTCGAAAAATATGGATGAAATTCAGCTTCCTAATTTATGTTTTTTTCAGCCAAAATGGCTGTTTGAAATTATTGGTAACGATATTAATATTCATTTTCCTTTTGATGTGCCAAGAAAGAAAATGCAGTTAGTATTCAAAGAAATTATGCTAACTCAAAAAGAGGATTCTAGTGTATCAGTTGTTAGTGTGAAAAGTAGAATTTCAAAGTCTGAATATATTTCAACATTTAACAAGCTTCAAAAGCATATTAAAAGAGGTGACATTTATGAAATTAATTTTTGTCAAGAGTATTTTGCAAACTCAGCAGAGCTAAATCCAGTCAATACTTTTGAAAATCTCAATGAAATTTCAAATTCCCCATTTTCAGCATTTTTCAGAGCCGATGATTTTTATTTAATGAGTGCTAGTCCTGAGCGATTTATTAAGAAAGTTGACAACATAGTTGTTTCTCAGCCCATAAAAGGAACACGAAAACGAGGTAATTCATTAGAAGAAGACCTGAAATTAAAAGAGGAGTTGCGTCAATGTCCAAAAGAACAGTCAGAAAATGTGATGATTGTTGATTTGGTCCGAAATGACTTATCTAAAACAGCTGAGAAATCTTCAGTAAAGGTTGAGGAGTTATTTGGTATTTATTCCTTCTCACAAGTGCATCAGATGATTTCTACCGTTACCTCTAAACTAAAAGACGATGTTCATTGGAGCGAGGTTTTGAAAACTACCTTTCCAATGGGAAGCATGACTGGAGCACCAAAAATTAGAGCTATGCAGCTTATCGAAGAATATGAAACTTTTAAAAGAGGCTTATATTCAGGTTCAGTAGGTTATGTGACACCGGATGGAGATTTTGATTTCAATGTAGTCATTCGAAGTATTTTGTACAATGCTACTAATGGCTATGTTTCATTAGCTGTTGGTAGTGCAATTACCTCCAATGCTAAAGGGGACGAAGAATATGCCGAATGTGAACTTAAGGCAAAAGCGATGTTGGAGGTGCTAAATGCTTAATACGCTATCTCAATTTAT
The window above is part of the Flavobacteriales bacterium genome. Proteins encoded here:
- the lnt gene encoding apolipoprotein N-acyltransferase, translated to MYRNLLLSFASALLLVFSWPSGGFPFLIFFALVPLFSIVENATNKKQVFFHSFIVFALWNLGTTYWIYHASLFGVIAAILVNSLLMSTVILLFSVVHTKFNDRRAWWALLTFWLGFEYLHHNWDLSWPWLTLGNVFASYPSVIQWYEYTGVLGGSLWILLFNVVIYHSFKNKKSYRLLTSILILPFIFNFFISTEEKGEEVNIVIVQPNIDPYFEKFDGLSSIEQLEKLIEIAETELDSTVDYLIGPETAIVDALWENKIEYTGELIRLRELIEKYPQLTIIVGASTFKAFDSNEKISGTARKFLNSENYYDVYNSALCVSKDGLSIYHKSKLVQGVEFTPFSFLLKNIEFLTIDLGGISGSLGTQDYREVFRGKANVAPIICYESIFGEFTSEYVRNGSDLFTIITNDGWWKDTPGYRQHLNYASLRAIECRRPIARSANTGISAFIDIRGKVFQPTKWDEELVIKRTLSTHSVSTFYVRFGDYIGRISAFIAVMFICFTLAKRKD
- a CDS encoding anthranilate synthase component I family protein, translated to MRQTATYHIANIETFKKNLLYWASQFQHSASYIGGTSVENGLHMKYDMLVGADSISTLISNEDSFNSLRSFHDAKKDWIFGFLSYDLKNEVEDLQSKNMDEIQLPNLCFFQPKWLFEIIGNDINIHFPFDVPRKKMQLVFKEIMLTQKEDSSVSVVSVKSRISKSEYISTFNKLQKHIKRGDIYEINFCQEYFANSAELNPVNTFENLNEISNSPFSAFFRADDFYLMSASPERFIKKVDNIVVSQPIKGTRKRGNSLEEDLKLKEELRQCPKEQSENVMIVDLVRNDLSKTAEKSSVKVEELFGIYSFSQVHQMISTVTSKLKDDVHWSEVLKTTFPMGSMTGAPKIRAMQLIEEYETFKRGLYSGSVGYVTPDGDFDFNVVIRSILYNATNGYVSLAVGSAITSNAKGDEEYAECELKAKAMLEVLNA